In one Catenovulum adriaticum genomic region, the following are encoded:
- a CDS encoding polysaccharide deacetylase family protein, protein MKNLKRLKTLISYSALALFGLVNFNRIALAEEKTELNSNLVVLQYHHVADDTPAVTSIKPDEFIEHLNYLADNQFNIVDLPSALQKIKAGETLADKSVAITFDDGYLNLLDVALPELEKRGWPATIFVNPGLLKKHRSHYLSWQQLKTWQNKKMTIANHGWQHDYWVRQPDDMTANQWQEQIKSSILSTEKAITKQLGSSPKLVAFPYGEYDTWLTDWLSDNNLIGFGQQSGVIASYSDFTALPRFPASGNYTNLKTLAVKLNSKALPIDYKKLPSPLLASQSNPPSVDLHWLTKINNRNQLACYVSSQPNADILHKDQVSKITAQQSLNKGRTRYNCTLPIADGSGRFYWFSQPWLVK, encoded by the coding sequence ATGAAAAATTTAAAACGTTTAAAAACATTAATCAGTTACAGCGCATTGGCATTATTTGGATTGGTTAATTTTAACAGAATAGCGCTCGCAGAGGAAAAAACCGAGCTAAATTCTAATTTGGTGGTATTACAGTATCATCATGTGGCAGATGATACCCCAGCAGTAACAAGCATAAAACCTGACGAATTTATTGAGCACTTAAATTATTTAGCGGATAACCAATTTAACATAGTAGATTTACCTAGTGCGTTGCAAAAAATAAAAGCAGGCGAAACGTTAGCCGATAAATCTGTGGCTATTACATTTGATGATGGTTATTTAAACTTATTGGATGTTGCCCTGCCAGAACTTGAAAAAAGAGGTTGGCCAGCCACTATTTTTGTTAATCCTGGGCTCTTAAAAAAACATAGGTCGCATTATTTATCATGGCAGCAGCTAAAAACCTGGCAGAATAAAAAAATGACTATAGCAAACCATGGTTGGCAGCACGATTATTGGGTCAGACAGCCTGATGATATGACGGCGAATCAATGGCAAGAGCAAATTAAATCATCCATTTTGTCGACTGAAAAAGCGATCACTAAACAGCTTGGTAGCTCACCTAAATTGGTCGCCTTTCCGTATGGTGAGTATGATACTTGGCTAACAGATTGGTTAAGTGATAATAATTTAATTGGTTTTGGACAGCAAAGCGGGGTGATCGCGTCTTATTCAGATTTTACCGCACTGCCTCGTTTTCCGGCATCAGGCAATTATACCAATTTAAAAACGCTGGCCGTTAAACTTAACAGTAAAGCTTTGCCTATTGATTATAAAAAATTACCAAGTCCGTTGTTGGCTAGCCAGTCTAATCCGCCAAGTGTTGATTTACATTGGCTGACAAAAATTAATAACCGTAATCAATTAGCTTGTTATGTTAGCTCTCAGCCAAACGCTGATATATTGCATAAAGATCAAGTCAGTAAAATAACGGCGCAGCAAAGTTTAAATAAAGGCCGAACGAGATATAATTGCACCTTGCCAATTGCAGATGGCAGTGGCCGTTTTTATTGGTTTTCGCAACCTTGGCTGGTTAAATAA
- the nfuA gene encoding Fe-S biogenesis protein NfuA: MSETQNLVAISETAQLHFANLLEKQDDGTQIRIFVVNPGTPNAECGVSYCPADAIEESDIVMKFEDFNAVVDRDSEPYLEDASIDFVTDQMGSQLTLKAPNAKMRKVSEDASLRERIEYVLVSTINPQLANHGGKVSLIELTDDGVAILEFGGGCNGCSMVDVTLKEGIEKQLIEQFEGELTGVKDVTEHQAGSHSYY, encoded by the coding sequence ATGAGCGAAACTCAAAACCTAGTTGCGATTTCTGAAACAGCACAATTGCACTTTGCCAACTTGTTAGAAAAACAAGATGATGGCACTCAAATTCGTATCTTTGTGGTTAATCCAGGTACGCCCAACGCTGAATGTGGCGTGTCATATTGTCCTGCTGATGCGATTGAAGAAAGTGACATTGTGATGAAATTTGAAGATTTTAATGCCGTTGTCGATCGTGATAGCGAGCCTTATTTAGAAGATGCTTCAATTGATTTTGTCACAGATCAAATGGGATCGCAGTTAACGTTAAAAGCGCCTAATGCAAAAATGCGTAAGGTGTCTGAAGATGCCTCGTTACGCGAGCGTATTGAATATGTATTAGTGAGCACAATTAACCCGCAGCTTGCCAACCACGGCGGTAAAGTAAGCTTAATTGAATTAACTGATGACGGTGTTGCTATATTAGAATTTGGTGGCGGCTGTAATGGTTGTTCAATGGTTGATGTCACATTAAAAGAAGGCATTGAAAAACAGCTTATTGAGCAATTTGAAGGTGAGCTAACCGGCGTTAAAGATGTAACAGAACATCAGGCTGGCTCTCACTCTTATTACTAA
- a CDS encoding MATE family efflux transporter: MFLNVLNFSSIQLRAILAIAIPMIVSNVTTPLLGLVDTAVLGHLPQPHLLAGVTISSMLITAAVWIFGFLRMSVTGLTAQASVKSDGGIQTNIILKQTLTIAGLAAILILLLQSPYLQLGLWYANTESLTQLSARDYFEIRIWAIPASLANLVLIGWLLAQHKAKQIMWVQILINLTNLVLDLILVYQFNLGVKGVAWASFIAEYLGFICLLLIARPLILPNRLIQWQQSFSWQQLKPFMLVNRDILLRTLILQSALLFITFQGARLGVNIVASNAVLMNFMMLISLGLDGIAYAAEVLVGKHYGAKKAKLLKQTLNACAFFTAVFAIFYSLLFIIFGQKIINLMTDITPIREIASDYLIYIMVLPVTAAACFLLDGVFIGLAASKTMRNSMLVSVCAVFFPVWFICDMVLSGIQAQWANHALWIALNTMMIARGITLYRKIPAYIARAESSNVTSD, from the coding sequence ATGTTTTTAAACGTTTTAAATTTTTCATCTATTCAACTCCGTGCCATTTTGGCGATTGCCATTCCAATGATAGTATCGAATGTTACCACACCTTTATTAGGACTGGTGGATACTGCAGTACTTGGGCACTTGCCTCAGCCCCATTTATTGGCAGGCGTCACAATTTCAAGCATGTTGATTACTGCCGCCGTATGGATTTTTGGCTTTTTACGAATGTCAGTGACTGGCTTAACCGCTCAGGCAAGTGTTAAATCAGATGGTGGCATACAAACCAATATCATTCTAAAACAAACATTAACTATTGCTGGCTTAGCCGCCATTTTAATCTTACTACTGCAAAGCCCGTATTTACAATTGGGGTTGTGGTACGCCAACACTGAATCACTTACTCAACTGAGTGCCCGCGATTATTTTGAGATTCGAATTTGGGCTATTCCAGCCAGTTTAGCCAACTTAGTGCTGATTGGCTGGTTACTTGCTCAGCATAAAGCTAAGCAAATTATGTGGGTGCAAATTTTAATTAATCTCACCAATTTGGTATTAGATTTAATTTTAGTTTACCAGTTTAACTTGGGGGTAAAAGGTGTCGCTTGGGCAAGTTTTATTGCAGAGTATCTAGGCTTTATTTGTTTGTTATTAATTGCGCGCCCACTCATCTTGCCTAATCGCTTAATCCAGTGGCAACAGAGTTTTAGCTGGCAGCAATTAAAACCTTTTATGCTGGTTAATCGAGATATTTTATTACGCACGCTGATATTGCAATCTGCACTGCTGTTTATCACTTTTCAAGGTGCTAGATTGGGCGTGAATATTGTTGCCAGCAACGCAGTTTTAATGAATTTTATGATGCTGATTTCATTGGGGTTAGATGGTATTGCTTATGCAGCCGAAGTTTTAGTTGGTAAACATTATGGTGCAAAAAAAGCCAAATTATTAAAACAAACACTAAACGCCTGTGCTTTTTTTACAGCTGTTTTTGCTATTTTTTACAGTTTATTATTTATTATTTTTGGTCAAAAAATAATAAACTTAATGACAGACATAACGCCAATTCGAGAAATCGCAAGCGACTATTTAATATATATAATGGTGCTGCCGGTTACTGCAGCTGCATGTTTTTTACTCGACGGAGTGTTTATTGGTTTGGCGGCCAGTAAGACGATGCGAAACAGCATGCTGGTGTCTGTTTGTGCGGTGTTTTTTCCAGTTTGGTTTATTTGCGATATGGTTTTAAGTGGCATACAAGCTCAGTGGGCGAATCATGCATTATGGATTGCATTAAACACGATGATGATCGCACGAGGCATCACTCTTTATCGGAAAATACCTGCTTATATTGCTCGCGCTGAATCCTCAAACGTAACCAGCGATTAG